CTGAACTTCAGGCACAGCGATTGGCAGTCGCACTTATTAATTCCGGTAATGATGTTTTTGTTCTCACAACACGACTTAGTGGCTTTTTAAAATTTGAAGTTATAGACGGTTTGAGTATCTATAGAAGCTTTTCGCGTGGCAAAGGGACTATTTCTTCACTTTTTTTCTTGTTTTCATCATTTTTGTTTCTTCTTAAAAATCGTCAAAAATATGATATTATCCAGGTTTATCTCGCTTCATCTCATGCATTTCCAGCGATTATTATAAAAAAATTGCTCGGGAAAAAAATTATACTGAAATTTGGCGGTGCCAGAAAAACTGGTGATATTGAGACCTCCACTGCAAAACCTTGTGGAAAACTAAAACTTAAAATTATATCTCAAAATTTTGACGCTTTTGTTGTTCCAAGCAAAGAAGTTTATCAGGAAGTTGTTTCTGCGGGATTCCCTGAAAAAAAGATTTCTATAATTGCTAATGGCGTTGACACCAGCAGATTCCAGCCGGTCAGCGATAATGAAAAAATACGATTAAGAAAGTTGTTCAACTTCCCTTCTGAAAAACTGATTTGTGTTTATACAGGAAGGATAGAAAAAGGGAAGGGGCTTGAAATTCTGCTTGAAGTATGGAAAAAAATACCCGAAAAAATTATGCTTCTAATTATTGGAGAAGGTCTATTATTGGACGAATTAAAAAAGGCATTCCCACAAAAAAATATCCATTTTTTTGGATTCCAAAAAAATGTAGCGGATTTCCTTGCTGTAAGCAATTTGTTCGTTCTGCCATCTTTCGGAGAAGGATTATCTAACGCACTTCTTGAAGCAATGAGCAGTGGACTTATTATTTTAGCGAATAACATACCAGCCAATGCAGAAGTGATAACTGATAACCATAATGGTCTTTTGATAGATTTTAGAGACATAAATAAAGCTGGTTCTACTATTTCCGCTATATCTACAAATATAAACTCCTACCTGAAACTTGGAATTCATGCACGGCAAACCGTAATTGAAAAATTCTCACTGC
The DNA window shown above is from Elusimicrobiota bacterium and carries:
- a CDS encoding glycosyltransferase family 4 protein; its protein translation is MKLKICMLLERFYPVVGGTELQAQRLAVALINSGNDVFVLTTRLSGFLKFEVIDGLSIYRSFSRGKGTISSLFFLFSSFLFLLKNRQKYDIIQVYLASSHAFPAIIIKKLLGKKIILKFGGARKTGDIETSTAKPCGKLKLKIISQNFDAFVVPSKEVYQEVVSAGFPEKKISIIANGVDTSRFQPVSDNEKIRLRKLFNFPSEKLICVYTGRIEKGKGLEILLEVWKKIPEKIMLLIIGEGLLLDELKKAFPQKNIHFFGFQKNVADFLAVSNLFVLPSFGEGLSNALLEAMSSGLIILANNIPANAEVITDNHNGLLIDFRDINKAGSTISAISTNINSYLKLGIHARQTVIEKFSLPYIAKKYFQLYKKVLDKT